The DNA region CTCAATTTCATCAGAGCTGAGATTAATAACATCTATAACTGCATCAACAACTAACCCTGCCAACCTGCTCCCTGAATCAACTACTATTATCCTTGACGTATCAGTATATTCTGTTATATTTTTTCCCATTCTGTTCCTGAGATCTATTACAGGGACAATTTTACCTCTTAAATTTATTACACCTCCAACATAAGCCGGTGACTTAGGGACCCTTACCGCTCCAATGACCCTTATGATCTCCTGCACTTTCATAATGTGTATTCCAAATTGCTCATTACCTACCATAAAGGTTACAATCTGTAATGCCTGTTCTTCAATGTCAATGGATTTCATCTGTATTCACCTGCCTCTGTTGGAATCACATCATTTTAATAATCTCATCCGCAATACTTTCAAGAGGGACTATTTTATCAACAACACCACTATCTATTGCCGCCTTGGGCATACCAAATATAACGGATGTCTCCTCATCCTGAGCCATTGCCATACCTTTCATTTGTTTTATCATCTTCAGACCCTCACAACCATCCTGCCCCATTCCGGTCATAATAACACCCAGTGCATGTTCGGCAAATGTACGCGCTACTGATTCCATAGCAATATCTACTGATGGCATATGAACTGTTTTAGGTTCATTTTTTAATTTAACATGGACTTCTCCGGTCCTGCCTCTCTCGACTATAAGATGAGCTCCGCCCTTGGCAATGAGTGCCAGACCAGGCCTTATGATATCATTATCTTGAGCCTCCTTAACCTCCATTTGACTTAACTCACCCATCCTCTCGGCAAATTGTGCAGTAAATAGCGGCAACATGTGCTGAACAATCAGGACTCCTGCGGGAAAGTTTTTCGGCAGTCTTGGTATCACATCATGTAATGACTTAGGGCCTCCTGTTGACGAACCAATAATGACAACTTTAAACCTGTTCACATGTTTTCGCAGACCACAATCAGGTGTCAGGACTGTGGCTGGCCAGGTATCTGCAAGTTTTTTCATTTTATATCCAGATCTCCCTACCAGTTTCACCTTGCTGCAAATATCAGCCTTAATGTTGTTAATATTAATTATGTTTCCAGACAAGTGTTTAGGAACATAATCAACCGCCCCAATCTCAAGGGCCATCATAGTCTGTTTAGCCCCCTGTTCTGTCAGGGAACTTACCATTATCACAGGCACTGGCATATTTTTCATTAAATGCCTTAATGCATCAAGCCCATTGAGCTTAGGCATCTCAATATCCATTGTAACTACATCCGGGACGAGGGACTTCACTTTAAGTACTGCGTCCTCCCCGTCCACAGCCTCACCAATGACTCTTATATCAGGATCAGAATTCAGCATCCCGGAAATAGCCTTTCTCATGAAGGCAGAATCATCTACTACCAGTACCTTTACAGGACCGAGCATTATTTATCCTCTAAGCCGCATTTAAATTACTCTATCTGTAAATCAATGATCCCGGATCCAGTATAAGTCCAACTTTACCGTCACCGGTAATCGTTGCACCTGATACTTCTTTAATATCCGAGAAGTATGTCCCGACAGGTTTAATCACGACCTCTTCCTGATGACATAACTCGTCAACTATGACCCCGACCTTTTTCTCTGCAATTGCCATAAGAACAACATAAACCCAGTCCTTGGCCAGATCTGCACAACTTAACTCCAGGGCATCACTAAGCTTTATAAGTGGTATCAGACTGTTTCTGACATTAAGTACCTGCTGACCATCTATATATTTCAAGCTGCTCTTGGTAACTCTGAACGTTTCCAATATGGAAGCCAAAGGAAGTGCATACATCTCACCGTTGACCTTGACCATAAGTACCTGGATAATTGCGAGGGTTAGCGGTATTTTCAGAAATACCTGCGTTCCCTTACCATTAATGGAATTAATATCAATAATTCCATTAATGCGCCCTATGTTAGTCTTAACGACATCCATGCCAACACCTCTGCCCGATATATCAGTAATCTTTTCAGCAGTGCTGAAGCCAGGCTCAAAAATATAATTCAGAAGTTCTTTTTGAGAAAGCTTGATGTTATCGCTCTTTATCATGCCCCGTTCCCGCGCCTTCCTTTCGATAACAACAGGATCAATACCCTTACCGTCATCTTCAATGCGAATAACTATAGAGTTACCCTCCTGATAGGCACTGAGTTTTATTGTCCCTGCCTCAGGCTTCCCTTTTTTAAGCCTCTCCTCAGGTGTTTCAATGCCATGATCAATCGAATTTCTGATAATATGAACAAGTGGGTCATTGAGTTCCTCTATAACAGATTTATCTATCTCTGTGGCCTCACCAAGCATCTCAAGATTAATCTTTTTGTTTGCCTTTCTGGATATATCTCGCACCATTCTCGGGAATTTATTGAATACCTTTCTAATAGGCACCATTCTCATCTTCATGACCGATAGCTGCAGCTCCGTTGTGATAAGACTTAGATTTGATGACGTCTCCAGCAGTGTCTTTATCTTCTCATCCCCATCGTATGACCCATCAATATCAGAAAGTATCTTGCTTAAACGGTTCCTGCTGAGCACTAATTCTCCTACCAGGTCCATAACATTATCAAGCCGGTCCGTCTCAATCCTCAGGGTCTGCTCCTTATCGTCACCAGCAGCTGCAGCCTGCTTACATGACTCCTTATCCCGGGATATTCTGGTATTATCACTGCCTGAGTTCTCTGTCATTTCACTTAAAAGAGGATCCGTCCTGTCAGGCAGACTTTGCTTCATGATCACCTGATCAGGAGCAATTCCAGTCTCTCGATCAAGTTCAGTGTGACATAGCGCATTATCTTTACTTTTTTTGAGATCATTTCTCGTGTTGTCTTCACCTGAAGCTGCAGTTTCTCCATAAGACGATTC from Nitrospirota bacterium includes:
- a CDS encoding chemotaxis protein CheA, whose amino-acid sequence is MADEMLDEMQELIRDFVLETDEVLEGLDQCFVKLEEDPGDLGLINEIFRAVHSIKGSAGFLGLTRLVDVAHQSENVLNKLRQQEMQASSETIDIILESVDVLKVLMTEVKDKTGELADINSINRKLTLLMEYSSQIESSYGETAASGEDNTRNDLKKSKDNALCHTELDRETGIAPDQVIMKQSLPDRTDPLLSEMTENSGSDNTRISRDKESCKQAAAAGDDKEQTLRIETDRLDNVMDLVGELVLSRNRLSKILSDIDGSYDGDEKIKTLLETSSNLSLITTELQLSVMKMRMVPIRKVFNKFPRMVRDISRKANKKINLEMLGEATEIDKSVIEELNDPLVHIIRNSIDHGIETPEERLKKGKPEAGTIKLSAYQEGNSIVIRIEDDGKGIDPVVIERKARERGMIKSDNIKLSQKELLNYIFEPGFSTAEKITDISGRGVGMDVVKTNIGRINGIIDINSINGKGTQVFLKIPLTLAIIQVLMVKVNGEMYALPLASILETFRVTKSSLKYIDGQQVLNVRNSLIPLIKLSDALELSCADLAKDWVYVVLMAIAEKKVGVIVDELCHQEEVVIKPVGTYFSDIKEVSGATITGDGKVGLILDPGSLIYR
- a CDS encoding purine-binding chemotaxis protein CheW; the protein is MEEQALQIVTFMVGNEQFGIHIMKVQEIIRVIGAVRVPKSPAYVGGVINLRGKIVPVIDLRNRMGKNITEYTDTSRIIVVDSGSRLAGLVVDAVIDVINLSSDEIEPCPAIDDKCSSKYIKGIGKKDERLITLLNLEDLLIVSQ
- a CDS encoding chemotaxis response regulator protein-glutamate methylesterase codes for the protein MLGPVKVLVVDDSAFMRKAISGMLNSDPDIRVIGEAVDGEDAVLKVKSLVPDVVTMDIEMPKLNGLDALRHLMKNMPVPVIMVSSLTEQGAKQTMMALEIGAVDYVPKHLSGNIININNIKADICSKVKLVGRSGYKMKKLADTWPATVLTPDCGLRKHVNRFKVVIIGSSTGGPKSLHDVIPRLPKNFPAGVLIVQHMLPLFTAQFAERMGELSQMEVKEAQDNDIIRPGLALIAKGGAHLIVERGRTGEVHVKLKNEPKTVHMPSVDIAMESVARTFAEHALGVIMTGMGQDGCEGLKMIKQMKGMAMAQDEETSVIFGMPKAAIDSGVVDKIVPLESIADEIIKMM